The nucleotide sequence AAACAGGCGGGAAAGAACGGTCCCACGCCTGCACTTTAAAATTTGCGCGGTTTCATCGGTTGAAAATCCCTGCACGAGTCGCAATTCCACCACTGCGCGATGTTCGGGCGCCAGTGTGGCCAGGGCTTTTGAGAGGGCGAGTTGGTGGTCGGCGCGCTCCACATCGTCGATGGGTGTGTGGGGGTCGATTGCCTCCAGCGGTACGGTTTCGTCTTCTTCCTGCACGGGGAAAAGGCCGAGATATTTGCTTCTCCGTTTGGTTTTGCGCAGGACGTCGTACGCCTGGTTGAGGGCGATGCGGTAAAGCCAGGTGCTGAAGCGGGAATGGCCTTCGAAGCGGCGGATTTGCCGGTACGCCTTTAAAAACGCCTCCTGGACCACGTCCTCGGACAATGTTTCATCATGTAAAATCTGGTTCACGGCACTCCAAAGTCCTTTATAATAATGGCGGTGTATTTCCGCCCAAGCCTCCTCACGGCCCTCGCGAGCCCCCGGCAGCCAGGATTCGTCATGAGACCCCGCTCCTGTGTTTTGGACGTTGTTGGAGGGATCCGGATTCATGCGAATGGTGAAAAAATAATGGTGCTGTGCGGCTGCTTGCTAAATTGGAAGATAAACCCTATTTATTCCGAATCCCTATGGTTTGGCAACTAAAAGAGGCAGCCTCCAGGCTCACGTGAAGATTCTTCATCGATATGTATTCAGGCAGGTTTTGATGGCGGCTTTTGCGGCCATCGGGGTCTTGACCAGCATTATCCTGCTTCTGGACGGGTCGAAACGGATCTTCGGCCTCTTGATGGACAATGACATTCCCTTTCTGATTATTTTGAAAATGCTGGCCCTGCTTTTGCCGCAGGCCCTGACCGTCACCATACCGCTGGGCCTGCTGGTGGCGGTGCTGCTGGTGTTCGGCAGGATGTCGCATGACCAGGAGATCCAGATCATCCGTTCGTCCGGCCTTGGGTTGATCCCGTTTATTGCGCCAGTGGTTTTGTTCAGCATCTTCATGAGCCTGGTCTGTTTTTACAACAATGCCATGCTGGCCCCGACCTGCATGACCACTTTCAAAACGATGCTGGTCGATATGGGCCGCAACAATCCCACCGTGTTGATCCGGGCCCAGGAGCCGATCACGAAATTCAACGGCTTTAATTTGTACGTGGACAAGAAATACGGCAACACGGTTGAGGGCGTGTATATCTGGGAAATGGGGCCGAATGGGCTGCCCAAGCGCAGTATGAGGGCCGACCGCGGGATTTTGAACGCGGACTTGCAGGACATGACCCTGACCATCACGCTGTTCAACGCCCGGCAGGAGGAGCGTGGGGCGGATCCGACTGTGCTGAACCAGATCCAGTCCGGCATGAGGGCGGCGCAATTGCCGATCCGGGTCCCGCTGGGTGACATGCTGGACACGTCCCGGGTGAAGACGGTCAATGTCATGACGTTCGGGGAGCTGCGGTACCGGATATTTTCGTCGAACGCGACCGGGTTGAATTTTACGCCGCTGTTGACGGAATTGCAGAAACGGCTGGCATTTCCGATGGCCTGTTTCACATTTGTGCTGGTCGGCATACCGCTGGCGATAACAACCGGGCGCAAGGAGACGTCGATCGGTTTTGTCATGGGCATCGCGATTTTCATCTTTTATTACCTGATGGTGGTGGTGGCGATGGCGTTGAGGGAAACCGCCTCGGCCTGGCCCGAGTTGATTGTCTGGACGCCCAACCTGATTTTTCAGTCCGCCGGAATCTGGCTCTTGTGGCGCGTCAACCGGCATCCGCTTTAACCTGCATGCCTCAAAGGATTTCTTATCTGCAACAGGAAAAATTGTGACAGCCCCGCAAGTTGGACAACGGCAGACACGGCAGCGCGACAGTATTCTGCGCGTTTTGGAAAGCGCGGGCGGCCCGCTTTCGGTTCCGCAAATTCATGAGCGCTCGCAAAAAAAGGGGCTCAAGGTGGGGATAGCGACCGTGTATCGCACCGTGAACTTGTTGCAGGATGCGGGCTTGATTCTTCCGGTGGCCCTGCCTGGCGGGGAGACGCGTTATGAGCCTGCGAGCCGGGGGCATCATCACCATTTCCAATGCCGCAAATGTGGAAGGGTGGATGACTTGAGCGGTTGCCTGTTATCGTCCGCTGTGGAAAGGATGCTGCCCCGGGGATACAAGTTGGAAGGGCACGAAATCACGTTGTCCGGCCTCTGTCCGGCCTGCAATCGGAAGAAGCGCGCCGGATAAAAATCTTACTCTTGCTCTTAATCCTACTCTTACTCCATCTCAAACTCTTGAAAGCAAAGCGGGTCTCACACGAAGGCACGAAGGAGAAGGGTAAAGCATCCGAGCGCTGAAGGCGCGGATTGTGTTTCGGTATTGAACGGAAAATGCAGAGAATTGGAACGCCGTGCGGCGCATTTAATTATTGATAATAATTTATCAATATCATAGGATCAAAAACCATGAACTTGGCGCGTGCCTTGATTTTTATCTGTCTGTTTGCAGTCGCAGCCTGCGAGGCCGCCCCCGTGCAGATCGCCAGCTTTTCCACCATCACAACGGAAATCGCCCGCGAAGTGGGCGGAGACCGGGTTCAGGTTGCAGGACTGGTCGGACCGGGGGTGGACCCGCATGCGTTCGAGCCGACGCCGGAAGATCTCAAGGTGGTTGCGCGCGCAGACCTGGTTCTGACCCTGGGCCGCCATTTGGAAAATTATGTCAGCAAGTTGCGGCAGAGTGCCGGGACCAAGGCCGTATTGCTCGAGGTTGGTAATTTGCTGCCCTCGCCGAAAGTACAGGATGAAGAAGCCGTCGAAGGCGGCACGGGAAAGCAGGAGGAAGATCCGCACTGGTGGCACAGCATTGAAAACATGAAGCAAGCCACGCGCGTGTTAGGGAGAGCGATGGAGGGACTCGATCCGAAAGGAAAAGCCGCTTACGAACACAATGCAGACCTTTATATTGCCCGATTGGACGCGCTTGAGAGTTGGGCCCGCAGGGGAATTGCATTGCTTCCGAGGGACCGGCGCAAACTGGTAACCTCGCATGACGCGTTCCACTATTTCGCAGCGGAATACGGATTTGCAATTTACCCGATCCAAGGCCTCAGCACGGAAGATGAGCCGTCCTCCCAAAAAGTGGCCCGGATCATCGAGATGATCAAACGGGAACATGTCAAAGCCGTGTTTTTCGAGAGTATTGAAAATCCCAAGGTGATCACTGAGATCACCAGGGAAAGCGGAGCGGTGCCGGGCGGTAAATTGTATGCGGACGGCCTGGGTGCAGAGAACGGGGACGCCGCGACCTACGAGGGAATGTTCAAACACAATGTCCTGACCCTTGTGAATGCA is from Candidatus Methylacidiphilales bacterium and encodes:
- a CDS encoding RNA polymerase sigma factor; protein product: MNPDPSNNVQNTGAGSHDESWLPGAREGREEAWAEIHRHYYKGLWSAVNQILHDETLSEDVVQEAFLKAYRQIRRFEGHSRFSTWLYRIALNQAYDVLRKTKRRSKYLGLFPVQEEDETVPLEAIDPHTPIDDVERADHQLALSKALATLAPEHRAVVELRLVQGFSTDETAQILKCRRGTVLSRLFYSCQRLKKVLEKYRHEL
- a CDS encoding LptF/LptG family permease — protein: MKILHRYVFRQVLMAAFAAIGVLTSIILLLDGSKRIFGLLMDNDIPFLIILKMLALLLPQALTVTIPLGLLVAVLLVFGRMSHDQEIQIIRSSGLGLIPFIAPVVLFSIFMSLVCFYNNAMLAPTCMTTFKTMLVDMGRNNPTVLIRAQEPITKFNGFNLYVDKKYGNTVEGVYIWEMGPNGLPKRSMRADRGILNADLQDMTLTITLFNARQEERGADPTVLNQIQSGMRAAQLPIRVPLGDMLDTSRVKTVNVMTFGELRYRIFSSNATGLNFTPLLTELQKRLAFPMACFTFVLVGIPLAITTGRKETSIGFVMGIAIFIFYYLMVVVAMALRETASAWPELIVWTPNLIFQSAGIWLLWRVNRHPL
- a CDS encoding transcriptional repressor produces the protein MTAPQVGQRQTRQRDSILRVLESAGGPLSVPQIHERSQKKGLKVGIATVYRTVNLLQDAGLILPVALPGGETRYEPASRGHHHHFQCRKCGRVDDLSGCLLSSAVERMLPRGYKLEGHEITLSGLCPACNRKKRAG
- a CDS encoding zinc ABC transporter substrate-binding protein, with the protein product MNLARALIFICLFAVAACEAAPVQIASFSTITTEIAREVGGDRVQVAGLVGPGVDPHAFEPTPEDLKVVARADLVLTLGRHLENYVSKLRQSAGTKAVLLEVGNLLPSPKVQDEEAVEGGTGKQEEDPHWWHSIENMKQATRVLGRAMEGLDPKGKAAYEHNADLYIARLDALESWARRGIALLPRDRRKLVTSHDAFHYFAAEYGFAIYPIQGLSTEDEPSSQKVARIIEMIKREHVKAVFFESIENPKVITEITRESGAVPGGKLYADGLGAENGDAATYEGMFKHNVLTLVNALK